In a single window of the Acinetobacter sp. CS-2 genome:
- the purM gene encoding phosphoribosylformylglycinamidine cyclo-ligase has protein sequence MSNSTSPNTGLSYKDAGVDIEAGDLLVDRIKSVAKRTSRPEVMGGLGGFGALCKIPKGYEEPVLVSGTDGVGTKLRLALNLNRHDTIGQDLVAMCVNDLLVCGAEPLFFLDYYATGHLNVDVAANVVTGIGAGCELAGCALVGGETAEMPGMYEGEDYDLAGFCVGVVEQSKIIDGSKVKAGDVLVGVASSGAHSNGYSLLRKILDVKNVDLTQIVDGRPLADAAMEPTRIYVKPILELLKQVDVHAMAHITGGGLPGNLPRVLPNGAQAVINESSWQWPELFKLLQKEGGVEQFEMYRTFNCGVGMVLAVDAADADKTVELLNQLGEKAWTMGHIVDNAESVEGADEKIRVVFA, from the coding sequence ATGAGCAACTCAACTTCCCCTAACACTGGTTTAAGCTATAAAGATGCGGGTGTCGACATTGAAGCGGGCGACTTACTCGTCGATCGTATCAAATCTGTCGCAAAACGTACTTCTCGTCCTGAAGTCATGGGCGGACTAGGCGGCTTTGGCGCACTTTGTAAAATCCCTAAAGGTTATGAAGAACCTGTTCTCGTATCTGGCACAGATGGTGTTGGTACAAAATTACGTTTGGCATTGAATTTGAACCGTCATGACACGATTGGTCAGGACCTGGTAGCAATGTGTGTCAACGATCTTCTTGTATGTGGTGCAGAACCATTATTCTTCCTCGATTACTATGCAACAGGTCACTTGAATGTTGATGTTGCAGCAAATGTAGTAACAGGTATTGGTGCGGGTTGTGAGCTTGCGGGCTGTGCACTTGTAGGCGGTGAAACTGCTGAAATGCCAGGCATGTATGAAGGCGAAGACTATGACCTTGCTGGTTTCTGCGTAGGTGTAGTTGAGCAAAGCAAAATTATTGATGGCTCTAAAGTTAAAGCGGGTGATGTTTTAGTGGGTGTTGCATCTTCAGGTGCACATTCAAATGGTTACTCTCTTCTTCGTAAAATTCTAGACGTGAAAAATGTTGACCTCACTCAAATTGTTGACGGTCGTCCACTTGCAGATGCTGCAATGGAACCAACACGTATTTATGTGAAGCCAATTCTTGAATTGCTTAAACAGGTTGATGTTCACGCGATGGCACACATCACGGGTGGCGGTTTGCCAGGTAACTTACCTCGCGTACTTCCAAATGGTGCTCAAGCAGTGATTAATGAATCTTCTTGGCAATGGCCGGAACTGTTCAAACTTCTTCAAAAAGAAGGTGGTGTTGAACAATTTGAAATGTACCGCACATTCAACTGTGGCGTAGGTATGGTACTTGCTGTTGATGCAGCAGATGCTGACAAAACTGTTGAGTTGCTAAACCAGCTTGGCGAAAAAGCATGGACCATGGGTCATATCGTCGACAATGCTGAATCTGTTGAAGGTGCAGACGAAAAAATCCGTGTAGTTTTTGCATAA
- a CDS encoding CSLREA domain-containing protein produces MHNYKKGLLCIMVLSAMSLMAAEDKTIKVTTFADENGENSNACSLREAIITAKKNIGYGGCTAGNTLNGVADKIQLDAGTYKLSSELVPESALVISGVSRFNYDEKDKLTQKYPAFEQIKTIISGENRSRIFNTSISETSLTLNDIQLEKGYAENGRGGALLLGGALSFNKGAILNSKADIAGGAIYNIAQDIEKEVKISNSLIQGNQANKGSVIAMDCYGNLGDTKPAVTIAQSSIIQNGSIASASALDFCGVAKVNLSANTIAQNIANSSGGSILRAVTDGLDRFSPYSTLTAISNTIVENSAYSTFLYDQSGSKVFAFNILAFNNSDKSCRYNSDNGVPSEKMIFVASNNALNLASGTDQCVLPEITLESTVESSKNLDVSSTSFSSLLSKMTESSAYNMFLPLYYPRDNQSAADLIDVNRSGCSDYDQRGLSRFLDTVLQLEPSKKNSCDIGSVERMNLSAIDITDLKNSSIISLLEFYQSNIDELKALIDEGVKNSTGINDFKEELAQYENLLKYTKQHQKYRAIYFDPFVLAIPAEERVSDTSGEDYRIKSLNADNYTVEVEPYGIGTLTVTDGNAVLKGELDDLKCEWNADFKQIMIYRTSGELLNTADYAYCKYTLKEKGGEAKQSSGILQASFVNITPVAKDDIYSISSSSNLEVTVNPLENDHDDGDGLTSTLPVAKPAFYQNKQGQEIPIQIEKLPAGLTMTAERQGPCPGTDASNICYGGKLHFAVKNNLSQFDYPVTYKIYDAEGLGSNTATIYLNNTAKNTNSSSSGGGSFGVYGVFAILGLTLYRRYRMK; encoded by the coding sequence ATGCACAATTATAAAAAAGGATTGCTCTGCATTATGGTTTTATCTGCTATGTCATTAATGGCAGCGGAGGATAAAACCATTAAGGTCACGACGTTTGCAGACGAAAATGGTGAAAACAGTAATGCATGTTCATTGCGTGAAGCAATCATTACTGCGAAAAAAAATATAGGTTATGGGGGGTGTACAGCTGGAAATACGCTTAATGGTGTAGCAGATAAAATTCAATTAGATGCCGGTACATATAAATTAAGTTCAGAACTCGTGCCGGAATCGGCTTTGGTGATTAGTGGCGTTTCACGTTTTAACTATGATGAAAAAGATAAACTGACGCAAAAATATCCTGCATTTGAACAGATCAAAACTATTATTAGCGGTGAAAATCGTTCAAGAATTTTTAATACCAGTATTAGTGAAACCAGTCTAACGCTAAATGATATTCAACTTGAAAAAGGTTATGCTGAAAATGGTCGGGGCGGGGCATTATTACTCGGTGGAGCTTTAAGCTTCAATAAGGGTGCAATTCTAAACTCGAAGGCGGATATTGCAGGGGGTGCAATTTATAATATTGCGCAAGATATTGAAAAAGAAGTCAAGATAAGTAACAGCTTAATTCAAGGGAATCAGGCCAATAAAGGCAGTGTTATTGCAATGGACTGTTACGGCAATCTGGGAGATACCAAACCTGCGGTGACCATTGCTCAAAGCAGTATTATTCAGAATGGTTCAATCGCCAGTGCGAGTGCATTAGATTTTTGTGGTGTTGCAAAGGTAAATTTATCTGCGAATACGATTGCACAAAATATAGCAAACTCAAGTGGCGGTAGTATTTTACGGGCAGTGACTGACGGTTTAGATCGTTTTAGTCCTTATTCAACTTTAACCGCCATTAGTAATACGATCGTAGAAAATTCAGCATACAGCACCTTTTTATATGATCAATCGGGCAGCAAAGTTTTCGCATTCAATATTCTGGCTTTTAATAATTCGGATAAATCCTGTCGTTATAACTCGGATAATGGTGTTCCGAGTGAAAAAATGATTTTTGTTGCAAGCAATAATGCCTTGAACTTGGCATCAGGAACAGATCAATGTGTGTTACCTGAAATTACTTTAGAGTCCACGGTTGAAAGTTCGAAAAATTTAGATGTCTCTAGCACCAGTTTTTCTAGCTTACTGTCTAAGATGACGGAATCATCAGCCTATAATATGTTCTTGCCTTTATATTATCCAAGAGATAATCAAAGTGCGGCAGATTTAATTGATGTTAATCGTTCAGGTTGTAGTGATTATGATCAACGCGGTTTAAGCCGTTTTTTAGATACGGTTTTACAACTTGAACCAAGCAAAAAGAATAGTTGCGATATCGGTTCGGTTGAACGTATGAATTTATCCGCTATAGATATTACAGATTTAAAAAATAGCTCGATTATTAGTTTACTGGAATTTTATCAGTCCAATATTGATGAACTTAAGGCATTAATTGACGAAGGAGTTAAAAACTCAACCGGAATCAATGATTTCAAAGAGGAATTAGCTCAATACGAAAATCTGTTGAAATATACCAAGCAGCACCAAAAATACCGTGCTATTTATTTTGACCCATTTGTACTGGCGATTCCAGCAGAAGAGCGGGTAAGTGATACATCAGGTGAAGATTATCGCATCAAGAGTTTAAATGCCGATAACTATACTGTTGAGGTTGAGCCTTATGGCATTGGTACACTCACCGTAACCGATGGTAATGCTGTGCTAAAAGGTGAACTAGATGACTTAAAATGCGAATGGAATGCAGATTTCAAACAGATCATGATCTATCGTACAAGTGGTGAATTGCTTAATACTGCTGATTATGCCTATTGTAAATACACGCTTAAAGAAAAGGGTGGTGAAGCCAAGCAGTCTTCAGGTATTTTACAGGCAAGCTTTGTAAATATTACTCCTGTTGCAAAGGATGATATTTATTCTATTAGTTCAAGCTCTAATTTAGAAGTAACGGTTAATCCTCTAGAAAATGACCATGATGATGGTGATGGTCTAACCTCTACTTTACCTGTAGCAAAACCAGCATTTTATCAAAATAAACAAGGTCAAGAGATTCCAATCCAAATTGAGAAGTTACCAGCTGGGTTGACTATGACGGCAGAACGCCAGGGTCCTTGTCCGGGTACTGATGCCAGTAATATATGTTATGGTGGAAAATTGCATTTTGCAGTTAAGAATAATCTCAGTCAATTCGATTATCCGGTGACTTATAAAATATATGATGCTGAGGGATTGGGATCAAATACTGCCACTATTTATCTGAACAACACTGCCAAAAATACCAATTCAT
- the rbtA gene encoding rhombotarget A, whose translation MLKRSIGIGMLCFAGHAYSADIIVNTTEDTKKDDKECSLREAIEYVNLGLPKEGFYGCGGENSTSTILLDKLKVYTLTSKINITSALNLKTYYETNVSDTAVAGLNNAIIRMTGQDQVFNIDDNAKERIIVNIQEVSFEGCQKSVCADRGGILYNNENLVLKYVKLTGGIARLGGAIYNVGENTDADVYSSRVSISNSLIENNEAMSGGILYSQRPNFTITNVVFKNNKTTSGTANIFSEKNILDPSKLTFPSKINMITNSTFVNNTGYVVNIRDGIGLNNLTIVANTAGVQFEAPNAQGYMANSILIGNPNGTNNNCQFSSDDKSILQNNLVTSECRSGDANYPNEFWTGNKLFAGDSSEGSCKSLIADQEALLCPYATAKDTFLGYIRPRILLSANNMFDTLILNKGRVDSDTEHVQVICEGLDQRDKSRTTDNSWCDRGAIEIIVPTTIARIGQDLKVGEIAKINILQYLGDSDLYPKEKCEALLGKHPNGEQWQDGCVYVDQTLTESKGSLTLDIDGNLVYTPNGSWRGADIFELRVVTSSTRFNENKKYLVLSANMVQEQSNAMDSKSVKTSGGAFGLLNLLALLGLIGLRHYKK comes from the coding sequence ATGCTCAAGCGGAGCATAGGTATAGGGATGTTATGCTTTGCAGGACATGCTTATAGTGCAGATATTATCGTAAATACGACTGAAGATACTAAAAAAGATGACAAGGAATGCTCATTACGTGAAGCAATAGAATACGTTAATTTGGGGTTGCCGAAAGAAGGTTTTTATGGCTGTGGAGGAGAAAACTCTACCTCGACTATTCTGCTAGATAAATTAAAAGTCTATACGCTGACAAGTAAAATTAATATTACATCAGCACTTAATTTGAAAACTTATTATGAAACCAATGTTAGTGACACAGCTGTTGCCGGTTTAAATAACGCCATTATTCGTATGACAGGCCAAGATCAGGTTTTTAATATTGATGATAATGCCAAAGAACGCATTATAGTAAACATACAAGAAGTCAGTTTTGAAGGTTGTCAAAAGAGTGTCTGTGCTGATCGCGGCGGTATTTTATATAATAATGAAAACTTGGTCTTAAAATATGTAAAACTCACGGGAGGAATAGCGCGTTTAGGAGGAGCTATTTATAATGTAGGTGAGAATACCGATGCCGATGTATATAGTAGCCGTGTATCGATTAGCAACAGTCTGATTGAAAATAACGAAGCGATGAGTGGTGGTATTTTATACAGTCAACGTCCAAATTTCACCATCACGAATGTTGTTTTTAAAAATAATAAAACCACTTCGGGCACTGCCAACATTTTTAGTGAAAAGAATATTCTAGATCCCTCTAAACTGACCTTTCCTTCTAAGATAAATATGATTACCAACAGTACCTTTGTGAATAATACAGGCTATGTTGTTAATATTCGGGATGGAATAGGCTTAAATAATCTGACTATTGTTGCAAATACTGCAGGTGTGCAGTTTGAAGCACCAAATGCTCAAGGCTATATGGCTAACAGTATTTTGATTGGTAATCCAAATGGAACAAATAATAATTGCCAATTTAGTAGTGATGATAAAAGTATTTTGCAAAATAACTTGGTTACTTCTGAATGTAGAAGTGGTGATGCCAATTATCCGAATGAATTTTGGACTGGTAATAAACTTTTTGCAGGAGACAGTAGCGAGGGCAGTTGTAAATCACTCATTGCAGACCAAGAAGCCTTACTTTGTCCTTATGCAACAGCAAAAGATACTTTTTTAGGATATATACGGCCACGTATTTTACTTAGCGCAAATAACATGTTTGACACGCTCATTTTAAATAAAGGGCGAGTCGATTCGGATACTGAGCATGTTCAGGTGATCTGTGAAGGATTAGATCAGCGCGATAAGAGCAGAACCACTGATAACAGCTGGTGTGACCGCGGTGCTATTGAGATTATTGTACCCACGACCATTGCACGTATTGGTCAGGACTTAAAAGTAGGTGAAATAGCGAAAATCAATATCTTGCAATACTTGGGTGACAGTGACTTATATCCGAAAGAAAAATGTGAAGCGCTATTGGGCAAACATCCCAATGGTGAACAATGGCAAGATGGCTGTGTATATGTTGATCAAACCTTAACGGAGAGCAAAGGTTCACTGACTTTAGATATTGATGGTAATTTGGTTTACACGCCAAATGGTAGTTGGCGCGGTGCAGATATTTTTGAACTGCGTGTCGTTACATCTTCTACGCGTTTTAATGAAAATAAAAAATATCTGGTGCTTAGTGCAAATATGGTGCAAGAGCAAAGTAATGCTATGGATAGCAAGAGCGTCAAAACATCAGGTGGTGCATTTGGGCTGTTGAATTTATTGGCTTTATTAGGTCTGATTGGTCTGCGTCATTATAAGAAATAA
- the cxpE gene encoding chloramphenicol efflux transporter CxpE has translation MVDRTSRRIFILAAIAFILWVVYLLKPVVLPFIGAFLIAYLFSPLVDKLHRIGLPRWVSISVVFIGIGVVLTWAMWYLVPLVWKQLMYAKTSIPAGMHWVNYTFLPWLSHTFNLVPMEIDTEQMSSAIMDYIQTNYSADSIQAVVLKVAQSGLNFIQIGGTIILIPIIAFYFLLDWERMLDSFRRLIPRPYEKATLNIVSECHSVLGAFVKGQFLVMFLLGVVYAVGLQMIGLEVGLIIGMIAGLASIIPYLGFAVGIIAAVIATLFQFGLDWTHLALVVVVFMVGQMVEGYILQPFLLGDKIGLSPVAVVFAVLAGAQLAGFLGMLIALPVAAVIVVLLRHAREYYEKSRVYGHPQVVIENTDIGSVSIESEQIDIDIEVKNHPAKNLQETEKSSKIESIDNKEP, from the coding sequence ATGGTCGATCGCACTTCACGACGCATTTTTATACTTGCAGCAATCGCATTTATCCTTTGGGTTGTGTATCTGCTTAAACCGGTAGTATTACCTTTCATCGGGGCATTTTTAATTGCCTATCTGTTTAGTCCTTTAGTAGATAAGTTACATCGTATCGGTTTACCGCGCTGGGTGTCAATTAGTGTGGTGTTTATAGGGATTGGGGTCGTATTGACTTGGGCAATGTGGTATCTGGTTCCACTGGTCTGGAAACAGCTAATGTATGCCAAAACCAGTATTCCCGCAGGTATGCACTGGGTGAACTATACTTTCCTGCCGTGGTTGTCGCATACATTTAATCTGGTGCCGATGGAAATAGACACCGAGCAGATGTCCTCGGCCATTATGGATTACATTCAAACCAATTACAGTGCAGACAGTATTCAGGCGGTCGTGCTGAAGGTTGCCCAGTCTGGTCTGAATTTTATTCAAATTGGTGGAACAATAATATTAATTCCAATTATTGCTTTCTATTTCCTGCTGGATTGGGAGCGCATGCTGGACAGTTTCCGTAGATTGATTCCGCGTCCTTATGAAAAGGCAACTTTGAATATTGTCAGTGAATGTCACAGTGTTTTAGGTGCTTTTGTTAAAGGTCAATTTTTGGTGATGTTTTTGCTGGGCGTGGTCTATGCAGTGGGTTTGCAAATGATCGGGCTTGAAGTCGGTCTGATTATCGGCATGATTGCAGGTCTGGCCAGTATTATTCCTTATCTGGGTTTTGCTGTGGGAATCATTGCCGCCGTAATCGCCACACTATTTCAATTTGGTCTGGACTGGACCCATCTTGCCTTGGTGGTTGTAGTTTTCATGGTGGGGCAGATGGTAGAAGGTTATATTCTGCAACCTTTCCTGTTAGGTGATAAAATTGGTTTATCACCAGTTGCTGTAGTGTTTGCAGTATTGGCAGGTGCCCAGCTTGCAGGTTTCTTGGGAATGCTGATTGCCTTGCCTGTAGCCGCCGTCATTGTCGTACTGCTACGTCATGCACGAGAGTATTATGAAAAGAGCCGTGTTTACGGGCACCCTCAAGTGGTGATAGAGAACACTGATATAGGGTCGGTTTCAATTGAAAGCGAACAGATTGATATTGATATTGAAGTCAAAAATCATCCTGCAAAAAATCTGCAAGAGACTGAAAAATCGAGTAAGATTGAATCGATAGATAATAAAGAACCTTAA
- the hda gene encoding DnaA regulatory inactivator Hda — MRQLQLDIEPQLDARISDFSGPGWGHVIDAVRQLHAGLMNRFYVYGGAGSGKSHLLSAICDSYLEIGKSAIQVSLLELLDAPTEAISSLDQYDLVALDDIEAISGVPHWQKAVFHLINYNNEGGGQLVFSSRMAPIELKLELPDLQSRLTQAVSVKVPSGSLYADRYALVNSVLSRRGIHIDQQIIDYLLAHGPHQTSVLLQTLEQLIQLLKGEKTKISHANLRQIYALIDEYR; from the coding sequence ATGCGTCAACTGCAACTCGATATTGAACCTCAACTGGACGCCAGAATTAGCGATTTTTCTGGGCCGGGATGGGGGCATGTGATCGATGCAGTTCGACAACTCCATGCCGGTTTAATGAACCGCTTTTATGTCTATGGTGGTGCAGGATCTGGCAAGAGTCATTTGCTTTCTGCTATTTGTGATTCCTATCTGGAAATTGGCAAGTCTGCAATTCAGGTTTCACTGCTTGAATTGCTGGATGCACCGACTGAAGCGATTAGCTCATTAGATCAATATGATCTGGTTGCACTGGATGATATCGAAGCGATCAGCGGTGTTCCACATTGGCAAAAAGCAGTTTTTCATTTAATTAATTACAATAATGAAGGTGGTGGACAGCTGGTTTTTTCTTCCCGTATGGCCCCGATTGAATTGAAACTTGAACTTCCGGATTTACAGTCCCGCCTGACTCAGGCAGTCAGTGTCAAGGTACCCTCAGGGAGTTTATATGCTGACCGTTATGCATTGGTGAACTCGGTGTTATCGCGTCGGGGAATTCATATTGACCAGCAGATTATTGATTATTTATTGGCTCATGGGCCTCATCAGACTTCGGTTTTACTGCAAACTTTGGAACAGCTTATTCAGCTATTAAAAGGTGAGAAAACTAAGATTAGTCATGCGAATTTAAGACAAATTTATGCTTTAATCGATGAATATCGGTAA